The DNA sequence TTCCGCGCCGCTACCGGATGCTGGAGTCGGTACGGCTCTACGCGGCGACGTTGCTGCGCGACGGCGAACTGCGCGCCGCGCAGGAGCGGCACCGGAACTGGCTGCTGGGGATCGTCGAGACCGGCGAGCAGCGCCTGCCGACCGCCGACGGCGCCTCCTGGCTGATCCGGCTCGGACTCGAACGCGACAACATCCGGGCCGCCGCCGCCTCGGCGCTCGACGCCGGGGACGCCCTGTGTGCCGCCCGGATCTGCGGTGCGCTGGCCTGGTTCTGGTATCGGACCGGGCAGATCGACGAAGGGTTGCGCTGGAGTCGGCGTACGCTGGCCGCCCTGGACGACGGGTCGCCGCCGGCCGACGCCGACCAGGGCGAGTGGACGCTGGCCCGGGCCCGGCTGCTGATGGCCGTCGGCGGGGTGAGCTATCTGGCCGGCGAGCACGCCGCCGCGATCCGGGCGCTGCGGACGTCGGCCGACCTGTGCCAGCGGGTCGGGGCCCGCGACGCGCACACCACGGCCGTCATCTACCTGGCCTCGGTCACCGCGATCAGCGGCGACATCGTGTCCGCGCTCCCCCTGGCCGACCAGGCCGTCCAGTTGGCCGAGGAGGTCAACCGGCCGTGGGCCCTCGCCGAGGCGCTGACGGTACGCGCCCAGCTCAGCCGGGCCTGCACCGACCTGCCCCGGGCCCGGGCCGAACTCGCCCGGGCGAACGAAATCGCCCGCTCGTGCGGGCACCGGTGGGCGCTGATGTCGGCGGACTGGGTCGACAGCAAGGTCAGCGTGGATCTGGGCATGCCGGGGCGGGCCCGGGACACCCTGACCGCGCGGCTGCTGGAGTCCGACCCGGCGGCCGACCGGTCGAGTTGGCTGGCGACCGCCCACTCGCTGGCCGGGGCGCTGGGTCGGACCGGCCGGCCCGAGGTCGGGGCGGTCCTGCTCGGCGCCGTCGCGTCGCTCGGCACCCCGATCGGCTACTTCCCGGAACGGATGGACCCGTTCGACTCCCCCGGCGACACCGCGGCCGTACGGGCGGCACTGGACGACCGGGCCTTCGAGGCGGGTCTGGCCCGGGGCCGGCAGCTCGGCTGGGGCGAACTGGTCGAGTTGATCGGGTCGATCGCCGGCCCGGCCCGCCGGTGAACCCGGCCGGCGTCAAAGCGTCGCTGGCAGCGTGACAGCGGGATCGGGTGCGGGCGGACGTACGGCGGTGACGGCCGCGTAGCCGTCGGCGAGCCAGGCGAGGTCGCTGCCGGGCGGCGGGTGCGGCTCGGACGCTTCGACGGTGGTCCGCACGTACCCTTCGCCGGTCTCGGCGAGCGTCATCTGGACCTGCCCGAACGGGGCGAGGGTGGCCGGCCGCAGCCCGGCGATCCGGTCGGCGGGCAGGTCGGGCACGTTCAGGTTGAGTACCGTGCCGGCCGGGGCGTCGGCCAGCCAGGGCAGCAGTCCGACCGCGAGGTCGGCGGCGGCCGACCAGTTGCGGGCCTCGTCGTCGGCGGCGTCGAGGGCGGCGACGGCGGCGCCACCGGTGGCGCTGCTCGCCGCGGCCGGCGTGAGCACGTCGAGGGAGACCGCGAGCGCGGACACGCCCTGGTTGGCGGCGGTCAGGGCGGCGCCGACGGTGCCGGAGTGCAGGATCGCGTGACCGGCGTTGGCGCCCCGGTTGATGCCGGAGAGCACCAGATGCGGTGCCGGCCCGAAGACGCCGAGCCCGGCCAGCACGGTGATGTACGCCGGCGAGGCG is a window from the Polymorphospora rubra genome containing:
- the surE gene encoding 5'/3'-nucleotidase SurE, which translates into the protein MADVRTRVLITNDDGVAAPGIRWLAYAAHAAGHEVVVAAPQQEASGMSAALNAVTDQGRVVITRPTLPGLADVVSYGVAASPAYITVLAGLGVFGPAPHLVLSGINRGANAGHAILHSGTVGAALTAANQGVSALAVSLDVLTPAAASSATGGAAVAALDAADDEARNWSAAADLAVGLLPWLADAPAGTVLNLNVPDLPADRIAGLRPATLAPFGQVQMTLAETGEGYVRTTVEASEPHPPPGSDLAWLADGYAAVTAVRPPAPDPAVTLPATL